The Methylocystis echinoides genome includes a region encoding these proteins:
- a CDS encoding tyrosine-type recombinase/integrase: MATDDDDISGPPLAEAAPAPHLSALSERARDYARNARSENTQKAYDADWRQFASWLRREGLDPLPPDPQTVGLYLAACMEGDGFAGARNIGAGGRPPLSVASLERRLSGICWRYRQLGRPLDTSDPHIATVLAGIRRAHGRPPAQKEAIYADELLAMLAVLDNDLRGLRDKAILAIGFAGGLRRSEIVGLDCGPEQTDDGSGWIEIVGADQNGGGLLLTLNGKTGWREVEIGRGSSPLTCPVAMLETWLQLGRINHGPVFRPIARKSGGVAPERLSDKHVARLVQKTALAAGLRGDLPEGERRRAFSGHSLRAGLASSAQIEEGHVQRHLGHASPEMTRRYQRKRDRFRVNLTKAAGL; the protein is encoded by the coding sequence GTGGCGACGGACGACGACGACATCAGCGGCCCGCCGCTCGCCGAAGCGGCGCCCGCGCCGCATCTTTCGGCGCTCTCCGAAAGAGCCCGCGACTACGCCCGCAACGCCCGCTCGGAGAACACCCAGAAGGCCTATGACGCCGATTGGCGGCAGTTCGCCTCCTGGCTGCGGCGAGAGGGCCTCGACCCCCTGCCCCCGGACCCGCAGACCGTCGGCCTCTATCTCGCCGCCTGCATGGAAGGCGACGGCTTTGCCGGCGCTCGAAACATCGGCGCCGGTGGACGCCCGCCCCTGTCCGTGGCGTCGCTGGAACGCCGGCTCTCGGGGATCTGCTGGCGCTACCGCCAGCTCGGCCGCCCGCTCGACACGAGCGATCCCCATATCGCCACGGTGCTCGCCGGCATTCGCCGCGCCCATGGCCGCCCGCCCGCCCAGAAGGAGGCGATCTACGCCGACGAGCTGCTGGCCATGCTCGCCGTGCTCGACAACGACCTGCGCGGCCTGCGCGACAAGGCCATCCTCGCCATCGGCTTCGCCGGCGGCCTGCGCCGCTCCGAGATCGTCGGCCTCGACTGCGGGCCGGAGCAGACGGACGACGGGAGCGGCTGGATCGAGATCGTGGGCGCCGACCAGAACGGCGGCGGCCTGCTCTTGACCCTCAACGGCAAGACCGGCTGGCGCGAGGTCGAGATCGGCCGCGGCTCCTCGCCCCTCACCTGCCCCGTCGCCATGCTCGAAACCTGGCTCCAGCTCGGCCGGATCAATCACGGTCCGGTGTTTCGGCCCATCGCGCGCAAGAGTGGCGGCGTTGCGCCCGAGCGCCTGTCCGACAAGCATGTCGCAAGGCTCGTGCAGAAGACCGCGCTGGCCGCCGGCCTTCGCGGCGATCTCCCGGAAGGCGAACGCAGGCGCGCCTTCTCCGGCCATTCGCTGCGCGCCGGCCTCGCCTCCTCGGCGCAGATCGAGGAAGGCCATGTGCAACGGCACCTCGGCCACGCCTCCCCCGAAATGACCCGCCGCTATCAGCGCAAACGCGATCGGTTCAGGGTCAACCTCACCAAAGCGGCGGGGTTGTGA
- a CDS encoding NnrS family protein encodes MPPIPRYRAPASQNLLAVFLSAGFRPFFLSAALWAAVGLPLSVAYLEAAAELPTRFPPSIWHAHEMAFGFGGAVVAGFLLTAIPNWTGRMPLQGAPLAGLVALWLLGRVAVLVSRSEPALVAAALDLAFPAVFIFVVAREIATGRNWRNLPMVAALALLFIGNLLTHLEAMDLAATGAIGAHIGVATLVMLVALIGGRITPSFTRNWLAKTSPAEDQPAPFDALDRFALAATLVALVAWVALPDTRSTGVLQIVAGAALFLRLMRWRGVRARAEPLLFVLHLGYGWVALGLLLMGGNELLSVTDSTAPLHALTAGAIGTMTLAVMTRATRGHTGRALVADRGTVAIYVAITLAAILRIAAPFTGDYYFVALAVAAGMWSLAYGLFALLYFGMLTGPRLQGEG; translated from the coding sequence ATGCCTCCAATTCCGCGATATCGCGCCCCGGCAAGTCAAAACCTTCTGGCGGTCTTTCTTTCCGCCGGCTTCCGCCCCTTCTTCCTCTCCGCCGCGCTCTGGGCGGCTGTCGGGCTGCCGCTCTCGGTCGCCTATTTGGAGGCGGCGGCCGAACTGCCGACACGCTTCCCGCCGTCTATCTGGCACGCGCATGAAATGGCGTTTGGCTTCGGGGGCGCGGTCGTCGCGGGCTTCTTGCTGACGGCGATTCCCAACTGGACCGGCCGAATGCCCTTGCAAGGCGCGCCGCTCGCCGGCCTCGTCGCGCTCTGGCTTCTCGGCCGCGTCGCGGTCCTGGTCTCGAGAAGCGAGCCTGCGCTTGTCGCCGCGGCGCTCGATCTCGCATTTCCCGCCGTCTTTATCTTCGTCGTCGCCCGCGAGATCGCCACCGGGCGCAATTGGCGCAACCTGCCCATGGTCGCGGCCCTAGCGCTCCTCTTCATCGGGAATCTCCTTACGCATCTCGAAGCGATGGACCTTGCTGCGACGGGCGCGATCGGGGCGCACATCGGCGTCGCGACGCTTGTCATGCTCGTCGCGCTCATCGGGGGGCGCATCACGCCGAGCTTCACACGTAACTGGCTGGCGAAAACCTCGCCGGCTGAAGACCAGCCGGCCCCTTTCGACGCGCTCGACCGCTTTGCGCTCGCAGCGACGCTCGTGGCGCTCGTCGCCTGGGTGGCGCTCCCCGACACGAGGTCGACCGGAGTTCTCCAGATCGTCGCCGGCGCCGCGCTTTTTCTGCGTCTCATGCGCTGGCGCGGCGTCCGCGCACGGGCGGAGCCGCTGCTCTTCGTACTGCATTTGGGCTATGGCTGGGTCGCCCTGGGCCTCCTGCTCATGGGTGGGAACGAACTTCTCAGCGTCACCGATTCTACAGCGCCTCTGCATGCGCTCACCGCCGGCGCCATCGGAACAATGACCCTCGCAGTGATGACGCGCGCCACGCGCGGCCACACGGGGCGCGCGCTCGTCGCAGATCGGGGCACGGTCGCGATCTATGTCGCCATAACGCTCGCAGCTATCCTCCGCATCGCCGCGCCCTTCACGGGCGACTACTATTTTGTCGCTCTCGCGGTCGCCGCCGGGATGTGGAGCTTAGCCTACGGGCTCTTCGCACTGCTCTATTTTGGGATGTTAACAGGCCCACGCCTGCAAGGAGAGGGATAA
- a CDS encoding SMP-30/gluconolactonase/LRE family protein, whose product MHVDLVADAHAATGENPAWSEKEQALYWVDIEEPALHRLNPATGRDESWETPSEIGAFALCRSGAVIVALRTGLAKMTLASGDFDFLCAPSYNPLKYRFNDGKCDLSGRFWVGTMRDPLRGQEAGPPAAQALGYFADRAGFVEKGASASIANGIAWSRDGRTMYFTDSGARTIWAYDYDLETATLSAQRLFAQFEASDGTPDGASVDEEGFYWCALYGGGRVLRLSPDGRVVQEIATPVSQPTMCAFGGADYATLYITSAAHGVETEPLAGGVFACRPGVRGTPPALFADD is encoded by the coding sequence TTGCACGTTGATCTTGTGGCCGACGCGCACGCCGCCACGGGAGAAAACCCGGCGTGGAGCGAAAAGGAACAGGCGCTTTACTGGGTCGACATCGAAGAGCCGGCCCTGCACCGCCTGAACCCCGCCACGGGCCGCGACGAGAGCTGGGAGACGCCGTCCGAGATCGGAGCCTTCGCGCTTTGCCGGAGCGGCGCGGTGATTGTGGCGCTGCGCACGGGACTGGCGAAAATGACGCTCGCGAGCGGCGACTTCGACTTTCTCTGCGCGCCTTCCTACAATCCGCTGAAATATCGCTTCAACGACGGCAAATGCGATCTTTCGGGACGGTTCTGGGTCGGGACGATGCGCGATCCCCTGCGCGGACAGGAGGCCGGGCCGCCGGCCGCGCAAGCGCTCGGCTACTTCGCCGATCGCGCGGGCTTCGTCGAGAAAGGCGCAAGCGCATCGATCGCCAATGGAATAGCCTGGAGCCGGGACGGGCGCACCATGTATTTCACCGACAGCGGGGCGCGAACAATTTGGGCTTACGACTATGATCTCGAGACGGCGACGCTCTCGGCGCAGCGTCTCTTCGCGCAATTCGAAGCCTCGGACGGAACGCCGGATGGCGCGTCGGTCGACGAAGAGGGTTTCTATTGGTGCGCGCTCTATGGCGGCGGACGCGTGCTGCGCCTCTCGCCGGACGGGCGCGTCGTCCAGGAAATCGCGACGCCCGTCAGCCAGCCGACCATGTGCGCCTTCGGGGGCGCGGATTATGCGACGCTCTATATCACCAGCGCCGCGCATGGCGTGGAGACCGAGCCCCTCGCAGGCGGCGTCTTCGCCTGTCGTCCGGGGGTGAGGGGAACGCCGCCCGCGCTTTTTGCGGACGATTGA
- a CDS encoding alpha-hydroxy acid oxidase produces MRTIDEMRPFSRQRPPQEAKPVEAAATGARLDPTPATQGRSPERSYYTGRNLASARTVEDLRRMAHRRLPAFAAEYLEGGAEEEATLARNRAALASYRLTPRALVDVSRRDQSVSIFGRAMPLPFAIAPTGLNGLFWRKADVLLARAAAQAGIPFIQSTMSNDPMEEVAAVPGVRHWWQLYVFGPRKIREALIARAESAQSEALVVTVDAQFYGDREWEQRRFAHPGRLTVGSVFDAALHPRWALTTLSGGMPRFANAIDYVPEDRRRFFDSAFWIRANMDPALDWAEIARLRALWPRKFLIKGILNPADVERAADVGADGVVLSNHGGRQLDWTVSGLDSLPEARRRAGDRMTLIVDGGVRRGTDVLKCLALGADAVLLGRAALYGLAAAGRSGVERAIDILREEIDRDLGLLGAPSVKDLNPQFLTR; encoded by the coding sequence TTGCGGACGATTGACGAGATGCGCCCCTTCTCACGCCAGCGACCGCCTCAAGAGGCCAAGCCCGTCGAAGCCGCGGCGACCGGGGCCAGGCTCGATCCGACGCCCGCGACGCAAGGCCGGTCGCCGGAGCGATCCTATTACACGGGCCGAAACCTTGCGAGCGCCCGCACCGTCGAGGATCTGCGCCGGATGGCCCATCGCCGGCTTCCGGCCTTTGCCGCCGAATATCTCGAAGGCGGCGCCGAGGAGGAGGCGACGCTCGCCCGCAACCGCGCCGCGCTCGCGAGCTATCGGCTGACCCCGAGGGCGCTCGTCGACGTGTCGCGGCGGGACCAGAGCGTATCGATTTTCGGGCGGGCCATGCCGCTGCCCTTCGCCATCGCGCCGACGGGACTGAACGGGCTGTTTTGGCGAAAGGCGGACGTGCTGCTGGCCCGCGCGGCGGCGCAAGCAGGGATCCCGTTCATTCAAAGCACCATGTCGAACGATCCGATGGAGGAGGTCGCGGCCGTTCCCGGCGTGCGGCACTGGTGGCAGCTCTATGTTTTCGGTCCGCGCAAGATCAGGGAGGCGCTCATCGCCCGCGCCGAAAGCGCGCAGAGCGAAGCGCTGGTCGTCACCGTCGACGCGCAGTTTTATGGCGACCGCGAATGGGAGCAGCGACGTTTCGCGCATCCGGGGCGGCTCACGGTCGGGTCCGTTTTCGACGCGGCGCTGCATCCACGCTGGGCGCTGACGACGCTGTCGGGCGGCATGCCGCGCTTTGCGAACGCCATCGACTACGTCCCGGAAGACAGGCGACGGTTTTTCGACAGCGCCTTCTGGATCCGCGCCAACATGGACCCTGCGCTCGACTGGGCGGAGATTGCGCGGCTGCGCGCGCTGTGGCCCAGAAAATTTCTCATCAAGGGGATTTTGAACCCTGCCGACGTCGAGAGGGCGGCCGATGTCGGCGCGGATGGCGTCGTTCTCTCCAATCACGGCGGCCGTCAATTGGACTGGACCGTATCCGGGCTCGATAGTCTGCCGGAGGCGCGGCGGCGTGCGGGCGACCGAATGACGCTCATCGTCGACGGCGGCGTCCGCAGAGGGACGGATGTGCTCAAATGCCTGGCGCTCGGCGCGGACGCCGTGCTGCTCGGCCGCGCCGCCCTCTACGGGCTGGCCGCGGCCGGGCGCAGCGGCGTCGAACGCGCGATCGATATTTTGCGCGAAGAGATCGACCGCGACCTCGGCCTGCTCGGCGCGCCCTCCGTCAAGGATCTCAACCCGCAATTTTTGACGCGCTAG